Proteins encoded together in one Riemerella anatipestifer window:
- a CDS encoding DNA-directed RNA polymerase subunit omega: protein MSVKDSKAEVNTITYNRDKIEEKVGSIYEAIVIMGKRAEQINAEIRTELHNKLDEFAVHNATLEEVFENREQIEISKLYEKLPKPTSIAVREWLDGEVYFRKREEKA from the coding sequence ATGAGTGTAAAAGATTCTAAAGCAGAAGTAAACACTATTACTTATAATCGTGATAAAATAGAAGAAAAAGTAGGCTCTATCTATGAAGCTATAGTAATTATGGGTAAAAGAGCTGAGCAAATAAACGCAGAAATTCGCACAGAGCTTCACAATAAGTTAGATGAGTTTGCTGTACACAATGCTACTTTAGAAGAAGTTTTTGAAAACAGAGAACAAATAGAAATTTCTAAACTTTACGAAAAACTACCTAAACCTACCTCTATTGCTGTAAGAGAGTGGTTAGACGGTGAAGTTTATTTCAGAAAAAGAGAAGAAAAAGCTTAA
- a CDS encoding outer membrane protein assembly factor BamD: protein MKKYILILSLVLFSVSCNRQYDLAMKSADKDLILKTANEMYTKKKWKEALSLYERVQNLISGTDEASDILFKSAYANYYDKQYRIAGHQFKKFSVNSALATDPRKEEAAYMSAICYYQGSMDYNLDQKDTELAINELQSFLNNYPNSERAKNINELIDELSYKLEFKAYENARQYYKMLELKSAIISFENVLDDFPSTKLRPKIETMLMDAKAKLAIDSRFKLKRERLEHAIAYTYLMEKNYPNTDISKTALDLRKKLNTELDNFSKLEKLVEQKKEELKAKEKEREEKEKATK, encoded by the coding sequence ATGAAAAAATACATTCTCATACTCTCATTAGTCCTATTTTCTGTATCTTGTAACAGACAATACGACCTAGCAATGAAAAGTGCTGATAAAGATCTGATTCTGAAAACGGCTAATGAAATGTACACCAAAAAGAAATGGAAAGAAGCTCTAAGTTTATACGAAAGAGTTCAGAATCTAATTTCTGGTACAGATGAAGCTTCCGATATTTTATTCAAATCTGCCTACGCTAACTATTACGACAAGCAATACAGAATTGCAGGACATCAATTTAAAAAGTTTTCGGTAAATAGTGCTTTGGCTACCGACCCTAGAAAGGAAGAAGCCGCTTATATGTCTGCTATTTGCTACTACCAAGGCTCTATGGATTACAACCTAGACCAAAAAGATACAGAACTAGCAATAAACGAATTACAAAGCTTCTTAAATAACTACCCTAATTCCGAAAGAGCTAAGAACATCAACGAGCTTATTGATGAACTTTCTTACAAGCTAGAATTTAAGGCTTATGAAAATGCTCGTCAATACTACAAAATGCTAGAACTAAAATCAGCTATTATTAGTTTTGAAAATGTATTGGATGATTTCCCATCTACAAAACTTCGTCCAAAAATAGAAACTATGCTTATGGACGCAAAAGCTAAACTAGCCATAGATTCTAGGTTTAAACTTAAGAGAGAAAGATTAGAGCATGCCATAGCTTATACTTATCTCATGGAAAAAAATTATCCAAACACAGATATTTCTAAAACAGCTCTAGACCTTAGAAAAAAACTAAATACTGAATTAGATAACTTTTCTAAGTTAGAGAAACTTGTAGAACAAAAGAAAGAGGAACTAAAGGCTAAAGAAAAGGAGAGAGAAGAAAAAGAAAAAGCTACTAAATAA
- a CDS encoding GDP-mannose 4,6-dehydratase, translating to MEKKTYLVTGGSGFIGSHLVETLLKNGHFVINVDNFDDFYDYKIKIKNTLESVGVTINFDFENKNLDIIKLASLVNKGNYRFYYQDIRDKEGLEKIFKNHRPDVVVHLAALAGVRPSIESPLEYQEVNIKGTMNLWEVAKDLDVCKFVIASSSSVYGNNEKIPFSEEDNVDRPISPYAATKKCVEILGHTYHHLYGMDMVQLRFFTVYGPRQRPDLAIHKFAKIIKENELVPFYGDGNTARDYTFIDDIIDGIIKSIKYVEDNTGVYEIFNLGESEVVSLHKMLSTIEEELGVKATLNKLPMQAGDVQKTNADIRKAQQKIGYAPTTNFQNGIKKFVEWFLRK from the coding sequence ATGGAGAAGAAAACTTACCTTGTTACAGGAGGAAGCGGTTTTATTGGTTCTCATCTTGTAGAAACTTTATTGAAAAACGGACATTTTGTCATCAATGTTGATAATTTTGATGATTTCTACGACTATAAAATAAAAATAAAGAATACTTTAGAATCCGTAGGAGTAACAATAAATTTTGACTTTGAAAATAAAAATTTGGATATAATAAAGTTAGCTTCTTTGGTTAATAAAGGTAATTATAGATTTTATTATCAGGATATTAGAGATAAAGAAGGACTGGAAAAAATCTTTAAAAATCATCGTCCCGACGTGGTGGTTCACTTGGCGGCTTTGGCAGGTGTTCGCCCTTCCATAGAAAGCCCTTTGGAGTATCAAGAAGTAAATATTAAAGGTACTATGAATCTTTGGGAAGTGGCTAAAGATTTAGATGTTTGTAAGTTTGTAATAGCTTCTTCTTCTAGTGTTTACGGTAATAATGAGAAAATTCCATTTTCGGAAGAAGACAATGTGGATAGACCAATTTCCCCTTATGCAGCTACTAAAAAATGTGTGGAAATTTTGGGGCATACTTACCACCATTTGTATGGTATGGATATGGTTCAGTTGAGGTTTTTTACGGTCTATGGTCCTAGGCAACGTCCTGATTTAGCAATACATAAATTTGCCAAAATAATTAAAGAGAATGAGTTAGTACCATTTTATGGTGATGGCAATACGGCTAGAGACTACACTTTTATCGATGATATCATTGATGGTATAATAAAATCCATAAAATATGTAGAGGATAATACAGGGGTTTATGAAATTTTCAACTTAGGTGAAAGTGAGGTGGTTTCTTTGCATAAAATGCTGTCAACTATAGAGGAAGAGCTAGGGGTTAAGGCTACTCTTAATAAATTACCAATGCAGGCAGGAGATGTACAAAAAACTAATGCAGATATTAGAAAGGCACAACAGAAAATAGGCTATGCACCAACTACAAACTTCCAAAATGGCATAAAAAAGTTTGTGGAATGGTTTTTGAGAAAGTAG
- a CDS encoding DUF2795 domain-containing protein gives MYWTLELASYLSDAPWPMTKAELIDYAIRTGAPMEVVENLQAIEDEGEIYESIEEVWSDYPTDEDFLWNEDEY, from the coding sequence ATGTACTGGACATTAGAATTGGCATCTTATTTAAGTGATGCCCCTTGGCCAATGACAAAAGCGGAGCTTATAGACTACGCTATTAGAACAGGTGCTCCAATGGAAGTAGTAGAAAACCTTCAGGCGATAGAAGACGAAGGCGAAATCTACGAGAGCATAGAGGAAGTATGGAGCGATTATCCTACGGACGAAGACTTCCTTTGGAACGAAGACGAATATTAA
- a CDS encoding nucleotidyltransferase family protein gives MKALIFAAGKGTRLKPFTDQHPKALAKVNNIPLLERNIKYLQSFGINDFVINIHHFGNQILDFLKENNYFGANIEISDETNELLETGGGMMFARPFLEKESHFLVMNADILTNLDIAKFVEFHLSSNQMVTLAVSDRKSSRKLLFDQNKFLCGWTNKNTGELKLSKTNDTLKELAFSGIHCISSEIFSRIKRKGKFSIIDEYLDLMNEKVIIGYEHNALLIDVGKPEAITEAEKYFL, from the coding sequence ATGAAAGCACTGATTTTTGCAGCAGGCAAAGGCACAAGGCTAAAACCCTTTACAGACCAACACCCTAAAGCTCTCGCTAAAGTGAATAATATTCCACTTTTGGAGCGAAATATTAAATATTTGCAATCATTTGGCATCAATGATTTTGTGATTAACATACATCATTTCGGAAATCAAATTTTAGATTTTCTCAAAGAAAACAATTATTTCGGTGCCAACATAGAAATTTCTGATGAAACCAATGAACTATTAGAAACAGGCGGTGGTATGATGTTTGCAAGACCTTTCTTAGAGAAAGAATCTCACTTCTTGGTGATGAATGCAGATATTCTAACCAATCTTGACATTGCAAAGTTTGTAGAGTTTCATTTATCATCAAACCAAATGGTAACTCTTGCCGTATCGGATAGAAAAAGTTCTAGAAAACTCCTTTTTGACCAAAATAAATTTTTATGTGGCTGGACTAACAAAAATACAGGAGAACTAAAACTATCCAAAACCAACGATACACTCAAAGAGTTGGCATTTAGTGGAATACATTGTATTTCCTCGGAGATTTTCTCAAGAATTAAACGAAAAGGCAAATTCTCTATTATTGATGAGTATTTAGACCTAATGAATGAAAAAGTAATTATAGGCTATGAGCATAATGCTCTACTAATAGACGTAGGCAAGCCTGAAGCCATAACAGAAGCAGAAAAATATTTTTTATGA
- a CDS encoding HU family DNA-binding protein, with protein MSIKYKTIQKAQPGVAGGGDKKFYASPVYQGEKTLEGLTKDIEKISTVSGADIRAVLYALVDVMQNSLSDGQIVRLGELGSMRVSLSSEGKAKEEEVTSAAVKSAKVLFTPGSDLKKMLQTLKFEKA; from the coding sequence ATGTCAATTAAGTACAAAACCATTCAGAAAGCCCAGCCAGGTGTGGCGGGCGGAGGCGACAAAAAATTCTATGCATCGCCTGTGTATCAAGGAGAGAAAACTCTAGAAGGTCTTACCAAAGACATCGAGAAAATTTCCACCGTAAGTGGGGCAGACATCAGAGCGGTGCTTTATGCACTCGTAGATGTGATGCAAAATTCACTTTCAGACGGACAGATTGTAAGGCTAGGCGAACTCGGCAGTATGAGAGTGAGCCTTAGCAGTGAGGGCAAAGCCAAAGAGGAGGAAGTAACTTCGGCAGCAGTAAAGTCAGCAAAGGTGCTGTTTACCCCAGGTTCTGACCTTAAAAAGATGCTGCAAACGCTGAAGTTTGAAAAAGCCTAG
- the secA gene encoding preprotein translocase subunit SecA produces MSFLNTILKSFLGNKNEKDLKEVKKVVAKIKAVEPEVGKLSDDGLRQKTEEFQNKIKEATSKITSQVEELKEKIKTSKDVDEKEALFNKIEELKKEAYQIEEKVLTDILPEAFAVLKETARRWAQNGEIRVKANDRDRALAATKDFVVLEGDEAVWLNHWDAAGTKVQWDMVHYDVQFIGGVVLHGGKIAEMATGEGKTLVGTLPIYLNALPGRGVHVVTVNDYLARRDSAWMGPLYEFHGLSIDCIDNHQPNSDARRKAYQCNITYGTNNEFGFDYLRDNMVNSPNEMVQGELNYAIVDEVDSVLIDDARTPLIISGPVPQGDRQEFDVLKPSVDRIVDVQKKTVSTIFHEAKKLITQGNTKEGGFKLLQAYRGLPKNRQLIKFLSETGNKTLLQKVEAQYMQDNNREMPKVDKDLYFVIDEKNNQIDLTDKGVEYMSQGNSDPNFFVLQDIGTELAELEAQNLPKEEEFAKKEDLFRDFAVKSERIHTLNQLLKAYTLFEKDDQYVVMDGEVKIVDEQTGRIMEGRRYSDGLHQAIEAKENVKIEAATQTFATITLQNYFRMYNKLAGMTGTAETEAGEFWEIYKLDVVVIPTNRPIQRNDKHDLVYKTNREKYNAVIEEVEKLTSAGRPVLVGTTSVEISQLLSKALQLRKIPHQVLNAKLHKKEAEIVAEAGRAGVVTIATNMAGRGTDIKLSKEVKDAGGLAIIGTERHDSRRVDRQLRGRAGRQGDPGSSQFYVSLEDNLMRLFGSERIAKMMDRLGHKEGEVIQHSMITKSIERAQKKVEENNFGIRKRLLEYDDVMNKQRDVIYKRRKNALFGDHLKYDIANMIFDVSHSIVNQTKMHGDYKDFEFEVIKYFTMEAPVSEADFKNKTVKELTDIVFKKAQEDYEMKLNLLKEKSFPIIENVYQNQGNMFKMIQVPFSDGTKTMTILADLKEAYETQCDSLINDFEKNICLSIIDENWKLHLREMDDLRRSSQGAVYEQKDPLVIYKQESFHLFSEMVDKINKEIISFLYKGEIPA; encoded by the coding sequence ATGAGTTTTTTAAACACAATCCTTAAAAGTTTCCTCGGAAATAAAAATGAAAAAGACCTTAAAGAGGTAAAGAAAGTAGTTGCTAAAATAAAAGCTGTTGAACCAGAAGTAGGAAAACTTTCGGACGATGGTTTGAGACAAAAAACAGAAGAGTTTCAGAATAAAATTAAAGAAGCAACCTCTAAAATAACCTCTCAAGTAGAAGAACTTAAGGAGAAAATTAAAACCTCTAAAGATGTTGATGAAAAAGAAGCTTTATTCAACAAAATAGAAGAGCTTAAAAAAGAAGCCTATCAGATAGAAGAGAAAGTACTTACAGATATTCTTCCTGAAGCCTTTGCTGTACTAAAAGAAACGGCACGAAGATGGGCTCAAAATGGAGAAATTAGAGTAAAGGCTAACGATAGAGATAGAGCTTTAGCTGCAACTAAAGATTTCGTTGTGCTAGAAGGTGATGAGGCGGTTTGGCTAAATCATTGGGATGCCGCAGGGACTAAGGTGCAGTGGGACATGGTTCATTACGATGTTCAGTTTATAGGAGGTGTGGTCTTACACGGCGGTAAGATAGCAGAGATGGCTACTGGGGAAGGTAAAACTTTAGTAGGTACACTACCTATTTACCTTAATGCCTTACCAGGAAGAGGAGTGCATGTGGTAACGGTGAATGACTACCTTGCGAGAAGAGACTCCGCTTGGATGGGGCCATTGTACGAATTTCACGGGCTTAGTATAGATTGTATTGATAATCATCAGCCTAACTCTGATGCTAGAAGAAAGGCTTATCAATGTAACATTACTTACGGAACTAATAATGAGTTTGGTTTTGATTACCTAAGAGATAATATGGTAAATTCACCTAACGAAATGGTACAGGGTGAACTTAACTATGCTATCGTAGATGAGGTGGACTCTGTATTGATAGATGATGCTAGAACGCCTTTGATTATATCAGGTCCAGTGCCTCAGGGAGACAGACAAGAGTTTGATGTTCTTAAGCCTTCTGTAGATAGAATTGTAGATGTTCAGAAGAAAACGGTTTCTACAATATTCCACGAAGCAAAAAAACTAATTACTCAAGGAAATACTAAAGAAGGTGGCTTTAAACTTTTACAAGCGTACAGAGGTTTACCTAAAAATAGACAACTGATAAAGTTCCTTTCAGAAACAGGTAACAAAACGCTTTTACAGAAAGTAGAAGCACAATATATGCAAGATAACAATCGTGAAATGCCAAAGGTAGATAAAGACCTTTATTTCGTGATTGATGAAAAAAATAATCAGATAGACCTTACAGACAAAGGGGTTGAGTATATGTCTCAAGGAAACTCTGACCCTAATTTCTTCGTTCTACAAGATATAGGAACTGAATTGGCGGAATTAGAAGCACAGAATTTACCTAAAGAAGAAGAGTTTGCTAAGAAAGAGGACTTGTTTAGAGACTTTGCTGTAAAATCAGAGAGGATACACACGCTTAACCAGCTTCTAAAGGCATACACCCTTTTTGAAAAAGACGACCAATATGTGGTGATGGATGGTGAGGTAAAGATTGTAGATGAGCAAACGGGTCGTATTATGGAAGGACGCCGTTATTCAGACGGTTTGCATCAAGCTATAGAAGCTAAAGAAAATGTAAAGATAGAAGCGGCTACTCAGACTTTTGCTACAATTACTCTTCAGAACTATTTCCGTATGTACAACAAGCTAGCGGGTATGACGGGTACTGCCGAAACAGAGGCAGGCGAGTTCTGGGAAATCTATAAATTAGATGTGGTGGTGATTCCGACCAACCGTCCGATACAAAGAAATGATAAACACGATTTAGTATATAAAACCAATCGTGAAAAATATAATGCTGTAATAGAAGAAGTGGAGAAATTAACTTCGGCAGGAAGACCTGTTTTAGTGGGTACGACTTCGGTAGAAATTTCGCAACTACTTTCTAAAGCATTACAATTAAGAAAAATTCCGCACCAAGTGCTTAATGCTAAACTTCACAAAAAGGAGGCAGAGATTGTTGCCGAAGCAGGAAGGGCTGGTGTTGTAACCATAGCAACTAATATGGCGGGTCGTGGTACCGATATTAAGCTGAGTAAAGAAGTGAAAGATGCTGGAGGTTTGGCTATTATTGGTACAGAAAGACATGATTCTCGCCGTGTGGACAGACAGTTGAGAGGTCGTGCAGGAAGACAAGGAGACCCAGGTAGTTCACAGTTCTATGTATCGTTAGAGGACAATTTGATGCGTCTTTTCGGTTCAGAAAGAATTGCAAAAATGATGGATAGACTAGGGCATAAAGAGGGCGAGGTAATACAGCACTCCATGATTACTAAGTCTATTGAAAGGGCACAGAAGAAAGTGGAGGAAAACAACTTTGGTATTCGTAAAAGATTGTTGGAGTACGATGATGTAATGAATAAGCAGAGAGATGTGATTTATAAGAGAAGAAAGAATGCACTCTTTGGAGACCACTTAAAGTATGATATTGCTAATATGATATTTGATGTGTCTCATTCTATTGTTAATCAAACCAAGATGCACGGAGATTACAAAGATTTTGAGTTTGAAGTTATTAAATACTTTACTATGGAAGCTCCTGTATCCGAAGCGGATTTTAAAAATAAAACAGTTAAGGAACTTACCGATATTGTTTTCAAAAAGGCTCAAGAAGATTATGAGATGAAACTTAATTTGCTTAAAGAAAAGTCGTTCCCTATTATTGAAAATGTGTACCAAAACCAAGGTAATATGTTTAAGATGATACAAGTGCCTTTTAGTGATGGTACTAAGACAATGACTATTCTCGCTGATCTTAAAGAAGCATACGAAACGCAGTGTGATAGCCTTATCAACGATTTTGAGAAAAACATTTGCTTATCTATTATTGATGAGAATTGGAAACTTCATCTAAGAGAAATGGACGACTTACGCCGTTCTTCTCAAGGAGCAGTTTACGAGCAGAAAGACCCATTGGTGATTTATAAGCAAGAGTCTTTCCACTTGTTTAGTGAGATGGTAGATAAAATCAATAAGGAAATTATTTCTTTCCTTTATAAGGGAGAGATACCAGCATAG
- a CDS encoding TIGR00730 family Rossman fold protein yields the protein MIDNNSNNNDSTDNRISDSFRPKTWDESITKDSWMVFKVMAELVNGYESMVKLGPCVSIFGSARLKEDDPYYQMTVDIAKKITELGFGVITGGGPGIMEAGNRGAFEAKGKSIGLNIELPFEQHFNPYISKDYNMTFDYFFVRKVMFVKYSQGFIVMPGGFGTLDELSEALTLIQTRKIGRFPIVLVGSKFWSGLLDWFKDTLLENKLISPEDLNLFRVVDTAEEAVAHIKAFYEKYAISVNF from the coding sequence ATGATAGACAATAATAGTAATAATAACGACTCTACCGACAACCGTATAAGTGATAGTTTCCGCCCGAAAACTTGGGACGAAAGCATCACCAAAGACAGTTGGATGGTATTTAAAGTAATGGCCGAACTCGTAAACGGCTACGAAAGTATGGTAAAATTAGGACCTTGTGTTTCTATATTTGGCTCTGCCAGACTAAAAGAAGACGACCCTTATTACCAAATGACCGTAGATATTGCGAAGAAAATAACAGAACTAGGGTTTGGAGTTATCACGGGTGGCGGACCTGGGATTATGGAAGCGGGGAATAGAGGTGCCTTTGAAGCAAAGGGTAAGTCTATTGGGCTAAACATTGAACTTCCTTTTGAGCAACACTTTAATCCTTACATCAGCAAAGATTACAACATGACTTTTGATTATTTCTTTGTAAGAAAGGTGATGTTTGTAAAATACTCACAAGGGTTCATCGTAATGCCTGGAGGTTTTGGAACACTAGACGAACTATCCGAAGCTCTTACCTTAATACAAACTCGAAAAATAGGAAGATTTCCTATCGTTTTAGTAGGTTCTAAATTTTGGAGCGGATTATTAGACTGGTTTAAAGATACACTACTTGAAAACAAGCTAATTTCTCCAGAAGATCTCAACCTGTTCCGTGTGGTAGATACTGCCGAAGAAGCTGTAGCACACATTAAAGCCTTTTATGAGAAATATGCCATTAGTGTCAATTTCTAG
- a CDS encoding TonB-dependent receptor: MNLEKMRGILLLCFFSWVVGIAQTPKEKTIDTVSISENRKQIVLNPIQKIKEYTGSHLAEMLKNTPGVSIVQTGANVSKPIIEGLSSNRVLILHNGVKLLNQDWSDHHAPEVDITAYQDVKIIKGARSVRYGSGALGGVILLSPKPLSFHNGLNGSVSISGNSNDGKSIINTIVRSSIKNTWAWQIQQSYHYSGDYKTANYYVNNTGYRQLNTLGMIGYKKGIFSGTLSFNRFYTEMGVFYGSLTGNIEEFSQKINDSAPEKTSAFAYDINAPKQNTTHLTLKFNSKLNFDTENFVTIDYSYQNNYRKEFDVRRLDRTSIPTQHLNLDSHLIESIWNKTYFKNLKGSIGLQYHYQENTNIPGTGVPPTIPNYLLHNYAAFFTSEYFKNSWRAELGLRYDYRKTNALGYNFLGNLYGSKRTFSNLSYNLLVEKKLAERWNYSLDFGLAWRSPEPYEMYVNGKQHGIPIFYIGKEDLESEKGFKISQKIGYLHKNLKIDVSTFLQPINGYIYSIPSGNYKYLFSGPSIIFQMVQSNAFFRGGDISLDWKISSHLRYKTNVSVVYANDAKTKDYLPMIPPLTLYQQWKWQIPSNLLNYLYITAEHQYAAQQKRYNPKQDLMPPPSAYHTFGFNIATEFYYTKQNTCFVALGISNLTNQQYKNYTDHFRYFVHAKGIDFQLKTIINF, from the coding sequence ATGAATTTAGAAAAAATGAGAGGAATACTCCTTTTATGCTTCTTTTCGTGGGTAGTAGGCATTGCCCAAACCCCAAAAGAAAAAACAATAGATACGGTTAGTATCAGCGAAAATAGAAAACAAATAGTTCTAAACCCAATACAGAAAATAAAGGAGTATACAGGAAGTCATCTAGCCGAAATGTTAAAAAACACTCCTGGCGTTAGCATCGTACAAACTGGAGCTAATGTTTCTAAACCAATTATAGAAGGGCTATCTAGTAATCGTGTCTTGATACTACACAATGGTGTAAAATTATTAAATCAGGACTGGTCAGATCATCATGCACCAGAGGTAGATATTACAGCTTACCAAGATGTAAAAATTATAAAAGGGGCAAGGAGCGTTCGCTATGGTAGTGGAGCTTTAGGCGGCGTTATTCTATTATCCCCTAAACCTTTATCTTTTCATAATGGCTTGAATGGCTCCGTAAGTATTTCTGGAAACTCTAATGACGGGAAGTCTATTATCAATACCATTGTTAGGAGTTCTATAAAAAATACTTGGGCATGGCAAATACAACAGAGCTACCACTATTCTGGCGACTATAAAACAGCTAATTATTATGTGAACAATACAGGCTACCGACAACTTAATACTTTGGGAATGATAGGCTACAAAAAGGGCATCTTTTCTGGAACATTAAGTTTCAACCGATTTTATACCGAAATGGGTGTCTTTTATGGTTCATTAACAGGAAATATAGAAGAGTTTAGTCAAAAAATTAACGATAGCGCCCCCGAAAAAACCAGTGCTTTTGCTTACGATATCAATGCCCCTAAACAAAATACAACTCACCTTACACTAAAGTTTAATTCAAAATTAAATTTTGATACAGAAAATTTTGTAACTATTGATTACAGCTATCAAAACAACTACCGAAAAGAATTTGATGTTAGGCGACTAGACAGAACAAGTATTCCTACTCAACATCTTAATTTAGATTCACACTTAATTGAAAGTATATGGAATAAAACTTATTTCAAAAACCTAAAAGGAAGCATTGGACTACAATATCATTATCAAGAAAACACCAATATTCCAGGAACGGGCGTCCCTCCAACTATTCCTAATTATCTTCTTCATAATTATGCAGCTTTCTTTACTTCAGAATATTTTAAAAACTCTTGGAGAGCAGAATTGGGACTAAGATATGACTACCGCAAAACAAATGCACTAGGCTATAATTTTTTAGGAAACTTATACGGTAGTAAAAGAACTTTTTCTAACCTTTCATACAATCTATTGGTAGAAAAAAAGCTGGCTGAAAGATGGAACTATTCTTTAGATTTTGGTTTAGCGTGGAGAAGTCCAGAACCTTATGAAATGTATGTAAATGGCAAGCAACACGGTATCCCTATTTTTTATATTGGCAAAGAAGATTTAGAATCTGAAAAAGGATTTAAAATATCTCAAAAAATAGGCTACCTCCACAAAAATCTCAAAATTGATGTATCTACTTTTTTACAACCAATAAATGGATATATTTACAGTATCCCTAGTGGTAACTATAAATATCTTTTTTCTGGCCCCTCTATTATCTTCCAAATGGTTCAGAGTAATGCTTTTTTTAGAGGTGGGGACATTTCCCTAGACTGGAAAATATCATCTCATTTGCGTTATAAAACAAATGTATCTGTAGTCTATGCTAATGATGCCAAGACTAAAGACTATTTGCCAATGATTCCTCCTCTTACTCTTTACCAACAGTGGAAATGGCAAATACCCTCTAACCTACTCAATTATCTATACATTACTGCTGAACATCAATACGCCGCACAACAGAAAAGATACAATCCCAAACAAGATCTAATGCCACCTCCTAGTGCTTATCATACATTTGGATTTAATATTGCAACCGAATTCTACTACACCAAACAGAACACCTGTTTTGTAGCACTAGGCATTAGCAATCTTACCAACCAACAATATAAAAATTATACTGACCATTTTAGATATTTTGTTCATGCTAAAGGAATAGATTTCCAATTAAAAACCATTATTAATTTTTAA
- the coaBC gene encoding bifunctional phosphopantothenoylcysteine decarboxylase/phosphopantothenate--cysteine ligase CoaBC produces MILNNKKILIAITGGIAAYKINLLVRDFVKAGADVKVILTPSAEKFVSKLTLATLSKNEVLSELISEDEEWNNHVELGLWADAMIIAPCTANTLAKMVHGICDNLVIATYLSAKCPVFIAPAMDLDMYQHPSTKRNLDLATTFGNHIIPAEEGELASGLVGIGRLAEPCTIFNHIHEYFKSQNSTSKLNQKKILITAGPTYEAIDPVRFIGNHSSGKMGYALAETAAQRGAKVILISGPSNEIAHHPDIELHSVTSAKEMYQEVFKYYNDVDIAIASAAVADYTPKVVASEKIKKQEEQFTIELVKNPDILKAMGEQKKHQILVGFALETQNEEENAKGKLEKKNLDMIVLNSLKDSGAGFKKNTNKVSIITSKSTNTFDLKSKKEVAKDILDFIENQLI; encoded by the coding sequence ATGATTTTGAACAATAAAAAAATCCTAATAGCCATTACAGGCGGAATAGCTGCCTACAAAATCAATTTATTAGTCAGAGATTTTGTTAAGGCTGGAGCTGATGTAAAGGTTATATTAACTCCCTCTGCTGAAAAGTTTGTTTCTAAATTGACTTTAGCCACTTTATCCAAGAATGAAGTTTTATCTGAACTTATTTCAGAAGACGAAGAATGGAACAACCATGTAGAACTAGGACTTTGGGCTGACGCTATGATTATTGCCCCATGTACAGCAAACACTTTAGCCAAGATGGTTCACGGAATTTGTGATAACCTTGTAATCGCTACTTACCTATCGGCTAAATGCCCTGTATTTATTGCTCCTGCAATGGATTTGGATATGTATCAACACCCTTCTACTAAAAGAAATTTAGATTTAGCAACTACATTTGGCAACCATATCATTCCTGCAGAAGAAGGCGAACTTGCAAGTGGTTTGGTTGGTATCGGTAGATTAGCTGAACCTTGCACTATTTTCAATCATATCCATGAGTATTTTAAGAGTCAAAACTCTACTTCAAAACTCAATCAAAAAAAAATACTCATCACGGCTGGACCAACCTACGAAGCTATAGACCCAGTGAGATTTATAGGCAATCATTCCTCTGGAAAAATGGGCTACGCTTTAGCCGAAACTGCCGCACAAAGAGGTGCAAAGGTTATTCTTATCTCTGGACCTTCCAACGAAATCGCACATCACCCTGATATAGAACTACACTCGGTAACTTCCGCAAAAGAAATGTACCAAGAAGTTTTTAAATACTATAATGATGTAGATATTGCCATTGCAAGTGCTGCCGTTGCCGATTATACTCCCAAAGTTGTGGCTTCCGAAAAAATAAAAAAACAAGAAGAGCAGTTTACCATAGAATTGGTTAAAAACCCTGATATTCTCAAAGCAATGGGGGAACAAAAAAAGCATCAAATTTTGGTAGGTTTTGCTTTAGAGACACAAAACGAAGAGGAAAATGCCAAGGGTAAACTAGAGAAAAAAAACTTAGATATGATTGTTCTCAACTCCCTTAAAGATAGCGGAGCAGGATTCAAAAAAAACACCAATAAAGTCAGCATTATTACTTCTAAATCAACCAACACATTTGATTTAAAATCAAAAAAAGAAGTAGCCAAAGACATTCTAGACTTTATAGAAAACCAGCTAATATAA